The genomic region CTATCCGAAGGCAATATGCCGTCGGAAACCGTGTCAAAGGTGCATCTTGTCGACTTGGCTGGAAGGTAGTAGAGACGTGTGTCTTAAGCATAATTTCTGTTTTTGGAATCATCGGACTAACGCGCGAGATGTGAGCAGAAAGTTCGTACAAAACATTACTAagtttttaatacttttttcttttacttcctATTGTAATTGAAACTTGATAAACTActggaaattttataaaaattatttctattggAATAGAAGAAGCCTTATTTATAGaatgtataaatgtaataacgaATTAAAGAATGTCTTGTGAAGAGATCTTACCGAAGAAAGAAATGCCAATATTGAAGTGAAGGTTTCCTTTAAAAACAAGGAAATGTTTAGTAAGATAGTAAGATAGTTgagtttaatttcattattataaaaatttatcgtatttttactattaaatcacatttttaaaatagcaaCACTTGGTAATCGCTTGAGTGATTCTCTTACAAATCTCTGCATAATGTACTTtaatttgaatgaaataaTCATATATTTTGAACCTTTTGCTCACATTCTTAAAATCATTAAGAAATATAGTTATCTAAGATAAATGTAAGATAGATGTAAGCAAAAGTTGAGTTAACATTTGTTTACCTACGTTTGTTTAGCGAACGTGCGAATGCAACGGGTGCGACAGGCAAACGACTAAAAGAGGGTGCGCATATCAATAAGTCACTGGTAACATTAGGTTCTGTGATATCGGCGCTCTCGGAAATTAGTTCCACGGGAGACACGTCTTCCTCTTCTAAGCGTAGTTCCTTCATACCTTATCGAGATAGTGTACTGACGTGGTTGTTAAAGGACTCCCTTGGAGGTAATTCAAAAACGATTATGATAGCTACTATTAGTCCGGCGGATTGTAATTACGGTGAGACCCTCAGTACGCTCAGGTACGCTAACCGagcgaaaaatattattaataaacccACCATTAACGAAGATCCGAACGTTAAATTGATTAAAGAACTCAGAGAGGAGATAGAAACATTGAAATGTTATATGGCGAAGAATATGGTAAGTcctaaaaaagatatacactTTCTCCTTTAccaattaagaaaaaattcgattaaaaaatgaaatcttaccTGTTCATTGCAGAACGTTGAAAGCCTACCGCAAAAATTATTAGATCAAATACACGAAAAGCAAGAGCAAGAAAAGGTTTTGACCGAGGAGTGGACGGAAAAGTGGCGAGAAACGCAGCAGATTCTCCAAGAACAAAAAGCTTTAGGTCTCCGGAAAAGCGGCGTCGGCGTCGTTTTAGATTCGGAGATGCCACATTTAGTGGGCATCGATGATGACCTTCTTAGCACTGGTGTTACACTTTATCATTTGAAAGAGGGTAGAACGTTAGTGGGAACGGAAGAAGCACCAACCACACAGGTAatcatttcatttatttatcccaataaaaattaagatttgTTGAATCTGAATACTAGTTGAATTACGggaatatatatacacatattttatgaattatgatATAATGTGTGCTACTTAATAAATAGGATATTGTATTGACTGGTGCGGATGTCGAGCCAGAACACTGTGTGGTGGAGCTAGACAGTGGCATAGCAATATTACATCCGCTTTCTCCTCACTGTTGGATCAACACCGCTCAAGTAGATAAACCAACGCGGCTGTCACAGGGCTGTATTATTCTTCTTGGCCGGAACAATATGTTCCGATATAACGATCCAGCTGAAGCGGCGAAATTAAGAAAGGAAGGTGGAACGGGTAATGGTAACTTACAATCCACGGTTGCCAATCTTTCAAGATTGTCTCTCTTGAGTTGGAGTGTCTCGGATCTGCATGCCTCATCCTCTAGCGATAACCTTTTAAATTCGAGCGAAGATCTCCGAGCACTTGAAGAACTAGAACAACAAAAAGCAGCCCttatcaaagaaaaagaagacttCAAGGTTCGTGAATGAACTAATTaactttatacaatattaGTTTTTATGCCAATTAAATCCGTTATAGTTTATtactataattaataatttaataatcatagaatattatttctagTACTctagttatattattattaatatcctacacataaagatatttaaattagtGCAAATGGAATGTTAAAGGAAAGCTTTGagctaaaataaataataaaaatttttcattttaatttgcatAGAGAGAACAGGAAGAACGGGAGGAAAGATGGGCTGCAAGAAGAGAGGCTCTAGAAGGAGCGCAGCGCGAATTGGAACGCGAATGGGGTGCTCAATGGAAAGAATGGGTTGACGCCATAGCGGCTCTGGAATCTCGACAACGCGAGTTACGCACGAGACGTCAAATCCTGGAACAAGAGCGACGGGATGAAACAACTCAAGTAAGTGACTCGGATTCGCCGTCTCCAGATTTGAACGTAATCTGGATCACATATCAATTCTACTTTATCCTTATCGTTCTTGGTCTTCTTATTTGCTTGTCTGGCAACATCATCATCTCCTCGCACATTTGCCCGTTAGACATGTGACCCCAGAAAACGTGTGTAATAGTATTAGGGAGGAACATGTTCTTGTTAAATCACGTTTATGTTCTTTATCAAGTATTCACAAGTGCACTTGATTATCAAATGGTGTTCCGGTGTAGAAAGAATGAGGTATATCATCAACATTGACGATGATCACATTTTTTCACTTTAGTTTAATAGttttaatagtttaataatttaataattgtagatatagaaatctattttaaaaagagctTAAGATGTCTCTAACCGACGAATCAGCGTCTATATCAGAATTTTCTCCTGaattgtaatataatgtaaCCAATGTAAAAGTACATTGTTAACAGGACAATATTTGTCcgatattatataattgaatcatatttttaatgtgtaaaagaaatgtttcatATTCTTTTTGTATAATACTTCTCTGTCTTTACGTAGGTTCTATTACGGGTTTTTAATACGAATCGTGCCTAATATCATGTAGACTATAATTTTAAcgctttttttttgtaatggCGAAAATTAGATAAAGAAGCTTAAATGACGATAAGTTGCCTAAATACGATAAAAGTGCCAGTATTGCCAAGATTTTGCCGGACAAATATGACATTTCGTggaatgttatacgttaagtacTTTGTAGACGACAGTTGCAATCAACagagtaaaagaaaaagaaaagagctGGTTTGCCCTTTGTAGAAacgtctatatatatatatatatatgggtTTGTTAtgcgagaaaaaaaaactgtttattgtatatatacatatgtataacatatatatatatatgaatactgttgtttaataaatttttcttacaaaaattGGCCTTCGATCTTCCACGATATGATATTTTGCATGCACACTTCTACTATCTATATTCTATCtttcatatatattctattaagtattatatgtatacacagtCGAGAAAATTAACGCTCCCAATTAACAAACCCAGTTTATCTTGTTAACAATTTTGTTGGGGTACTTCCGCACGTACACTTTGTCCAGTGTTGATGTGGGATTTAAAGACCTAACTAACCGAattttataaggtaatgtaTTTATCGCGATTATCTCATCgtctctgttttctttttcttataccattaatttttttccttttcttttaccattaatttttttccttttcattcTACATTTAATTGGATCATTCAATAAATCTCGTATGAACTGACCTCTGcaataacgtcacgtagcccCGTATTATCATTGATGCATAAACAGATGGCAtgcttttgtttttatttttatccattCTACATCATTCTTCTCTCCTAACCGATAACGGAGTATCTGTATACATGGTGACTTGTAAAACtatcatttttcgttattatCGCTTCAAATGTAAGtttaaaagtttatttttcgtttaaacgtacaattagaatatatatatattatatatatatattatatatattaattaatttcatttataatatatatatatattatatatattatatatattaattaatttcatttataatatatatatatataaatgaaattaatgggaattaaataaaaggaaaggaagaaaaagaatggaacTCGCAtctaaactatatttttttcagTTATCTTTTTTGTTAATGCATCGCTGTGTGTGTGGTACTAGGTAGAAAATTTATGTAGGGAAGTTGCCTCTCTGCGCACGACATTGCAGTCCAAGCATCGTCAGTTTCAAGAATTCATGAACAATCACGAAAGCGCacaaaaatttcatcaatGGTGGGAGAAGGTAAGAGTCTAGACAGAAAAGATAAAATCGGTATAACATGCGGCACATATAGTCTGTATTTTGATAGCACGAACTATTGAagtaaacgagagaaaaaacaaattttaaaaaatgtaatcgcATGTAACATATATGACCCTGCATCttgtctttatttatttttctttttttattattgcttTGTTAATTACCTctttattcctttcttttgATCTTTCGTTTTAACTATATAAATACTCTATATAAATACTCTAATGAAGTATTAACGAAGGTTcgcaatttttcaattcaGAAAAAAATGTACCATTTCAGACGGACGACGGTGCTGGTAGCGATGGCAGCTTGCCAGAATCCTGGTCGAGCTTGAACGATGATAAATGCGTTGACGCGGTGAGAGAGCTTGTTAATCATCATGTAAGTGATTCTAAAACCATCCTTTCTCAAGTTTAACTATAATCCTAATGACTGGATTAATTCTAGGAACTAGGTCAAGCCATAACTCTTTTTTTAAGCAAGGACTTCATGTTTTTGTAAACTACATCTCTTTAATTATGATTTAGTCTTTTATTTACTTAACCACTAGACTGtgcatatttatgcaaattcgtatcttTATGAACACAgctaaaaaaattaaacatatatgGAAACATGTTTTATCTACTAAATATGCATTCTATGTATCTTTATatcattaaattttgtatatatgaatttcattAGGAAAATATGGttcatagaaaaattaaaaacaaaaattggcTAGTTCCTATAATCAAGAgaacattataaaaaaatcaagAAATAAAATCCAACTCTAAAAATTTACCTTCTAGAAGAAAGAATTGGCTGTATTGGAGACTGAGCTACAAAACAAGGTTAAATCCCTCAATGAACACCAGAGCAAGGTAGACAAGATGGAAGAAGAGTTGATGGAGATAGCTAAAACACAAAAGCATATGTTTAATCTCGAGGTTAGGATACTGTTTACAACTAGAAGTCAACTTACTTTTCTTATtctcattaaatattaaatatttatatttctagtTTGAAGGAGAAGAAAACACAGAGAAGAAGTTGTTGCTGGCGACGCGGAGCCAGGAGCAGTTGCAGGAGATCCTGAGAAGAAAACAAAGTCTTTCATTAAACTTGAAGCGTGCGTTGCCTGCTTCACCAGGTGATCGTTCCTTTAGCGGCGACGAAGATTTTCACAATGGAGATATTGAATCGTTCCAGGAGTGCAATAGAAAACTTCAGATAGCTTCTGCCTTGAGTCTACTGCCACAAAATATTCCAAGTTCTATAGACACAGCAGATACTTTTCATACAGCTGCGGCTGACTCGCCTGAACCTAGAATTCTGTTTGAAAATTcggaaataaaagaatctcAGACATCACCAAGTGATAAACAAAGAGAACTTAACAAGCTGCAGATATCTTCCCCAGAAGTCCACTTAGAGAATGATAGAGATAAATTATGTGCAGTAGAAAGCAGAAGTTTGTTGAACTTagatagaaattcttcaataGATACGATCATCAAGTCAGAAAAATGCAATGGTAGCGTTAATAGTGAGGAAACAGAATCAAAGTCTCCAACGAATTCTATTACGGAGGAGGATATTCCTGAAGATTCGTTGGAGTCACCTGTGCAACAGAATCCAGCAATGAAACGATTGAACCAAAGAATCATTCGTCAACGAATGATGGTGATAAGGTGCCTAGAGCCCAGCACGAAAGAAGATCTGAATAGACAAATTGCGATCTTACAAGATCTTCAAAAGCAGCAAATTGAATTAGAAGTATCGCTTTtaggaaacgaacgaaagaatctCAAGCAACAATCACAATATGATGATAGATTGGCAGTTGATGATGAGAATGATCCTACACAAACAGTAGAAACAATATCGTGTCGTGATGTAGAGTCCACGACTAGCTCAGCCACGACGCTGGCCGTGGCCACAATGCAATCTCCAATTCTCAGGAACCACAGGCCTAATATCAATGGCGAGGAGAACTTGTCAGAATCGGTAGTGCCACGAATATCAGCGGGAAGGGGATATTCAACAGTATATTTAACGGTAACTTATAATATGCatgatgtaatataaattggaagataactaaaaattatctttcaataatgaaaatatgaagaTCATTTGTTATGATATCTGATCTTTGTTTTAGAGTCAAAATCGAGGTGATCGTTTGAGTAGTCCATATTCTCTGACAATCACAAGGTCTTTGCCATCTTTGATACCAAACGAAACCGATCACGGCAGTGTGATTAACAAAATCGTTAGTATACCTTCCTATGTGATACGCGGAGCTGGCACGTCCAGTCACTACGAATACGAGGTACGCGTCGCAGCGCAGGACGATAGCTGGACGCTCTTACGTAGATATAGGAGATTTcgagaattatatatttctatgagACAAATGTATGGCGGCAAGGTAAGTAAGATCTTTTTGTTCATACTACTATTCATTTTCTGTATACAtgatattgttaattaattgttgtgattaaacaattataattGACCTGTCcaaattttttttctcaaatttttttctcaaaattttttttctcaaaatttttttcccaaataacaaatataagaTGTAATAGTTGTGGGTGATAGTGCTACTGCTGCTGTAGATTAAGCTGGGAGGTACTGTtgctttttcttctcatttaaGAATCGTGGAAAGAAAAATCTGACTACGAGCGCCGGGATTTGATAACCCGGgtcccgaacgttcgtaactaAAAacgctaaccactgcgcttTCGTCGTTCGACGATAGTTGCTGTTGAGTGTCGCCACAGTACCCTCTTACCAGTGATAACGTTTCTTCTTTGTGTTGTGCATATGGTCGTATGACTTCGGTCATTGTCTCCATGTGCGGTTGCAAGAGTTCGATATCTGCGGATTTGTAGTTTCGATGCAGGGTAAGGACGACCGTCGCTTGTTGTCAAACCCGTGCAGATGTTGCGCGAAGTTTTCGATGTGGCAGTGGATCTGTCGGTACGCTGCGGGCGTTTTGACGTACGGTTGTAGGCCCCCGTTCTTCTTCAGTATGACGTGCAAAGGTGATATGCCCATGGAGACTTTGTGTTGGCTGCATCACTCTTGGCTTAGTCATCGTCTCGTATCCTGTCACCTGCTTGCGTCGATCGGAAGTGAGGCGTCCAGGTGCGCTGAAGACGGAAAGGCCGTTTCGTGTTTTCGTAGCGGTAGATCCAGTTTCCACTGTCTTAGATTCGCAGTGATGAAGTTTCGGTAGCGTTATCACGGTCACCTCTTTTCGCTGTCGATCACGTCGGGGTCACCAATTTGAGGTGTAATAGTTGTGAGTGATACTGCTACTGCTGGTATAGATTACGCTGGTAGGTACTGctgttttttcttctcatttaagtatcgtagaaagaaaaatcggactaCGGGCGCCGGAATTTGAAAACCGGGgtcccgaacgttcgtaatCAAAAGTGTTAACCATTGCACTGCCGTCGTCCGGTGATAGTTGCTTTTGAGTCCCGGCACAAATATAATAGCTATTATGGTCATCAGAACTATTACAATTGAGCTGCGATAGTAGTCCTGACAAGTGCTGCTGCTGTATAGGCCGAGATGGGTAGAGGTCTCGTTGATGAGAAGTACTGCTGCTGTTGGTGTATAGGATTTTGTGTCTTAGTCTGAGTTGCCTTCTTCTCAGTTAAGaatcgtggaagaaaaatgggACTACAGGTGCCAGGATTTGAATCAGGGTCGTTCGAACCCCGTCTGTAACTAACGGCACTAACCACTGCTCTATCATCGTCCAGTCATAGTTTGCTGTAGAGTGCCATTacacaattaattttaatatccaAAAATCCTATTCCTCacgaatttaattataatcctTTTACTTTATTGTAATATGTATCATAACTGTTtgcaaaagattaaaaatattagaaatacgGGAAGAAGgaacttttattataattttttgacaGTTCTATATACTTCAATTATATACAGGTAGCAGCAATACGCTTTCCACCTCGACAAGTTTTTCCAAGATATGAAGTCGTGGCACGACAACGTAGAAAACGACTAGAAGAATATTTACGAAGGTTGATTCAGATCTGCTCAGAATTGCCGCACTGTGAACCTCTCTACAAGTACAACGGCAACTTAAGTAACATAGATAAGCAATCGTTGCTGGAATTTAGTTCGTTCTTCAGACGTGGAACGTTCGAAAGCAGCAAATACGGAAcaagttaaataattaaagaaaaatagaccACACACGATTCTCCGAATATAGAAGAATGAATAAATTCGAGTGGACGcataatagatatttataattcgttatgtattttttatatcgatGAACTGGAGAAAAGCTAAagtggaaaaaaatattagcaAAGTATAGTTACCACTTTTTGcgataattattatgtatttgcCAAAATACGTTTCCAAAAGTTTATTGTTTATAAGACTGATATATATATcgcatatttaatatttgttttttcttaGCATTAGTAGAAGAAAAAggatattatgaaatttctatttaacggGAAACGAAGATCT from Bombus fervidus isolate BK054 chromosome 11, iyBomFerv1, whole genome shotgun sequence harbors:
- the Klp98a gene encoding kinesin-like protein 98A isoform X1, with amino-acid sequence MMGTPEAQGLIPRICKTLFARMAAGKESGASYRTEVSFLEIHNEKVRDLLDQSKTHSLRVREHPVKGPYVQGLSSQLVYDYQDIQECMVRGNTHRTTASTKMNDVSSRSHAIFTITFVQAGLSEGNMPSETVSKVHLVDLAGSERANATGATGKRLKEGAHINKSLVTLGSVISALSEISSTGDTSSSSKRSSFIPYRDSVLTWLLKDSLGGNSKTIMIATISPADCNYGETLSTLRYANRAKNIINKPTINEDPNVKLIKELREEIETLKCYMAKNMNVESLPQKLLDQIHEKQEQEKVLTEEWTEKWRETQQILQEQKALGLRKSGVGVVLDSEMPHLVGIDDDLLSTGVTLYHLKEGRTLVGTEEAPTTQDIVLTGADVEPEHCVVELDSGIAILHPLSPHCWINTAQVDKPTRLSQGCIILLGRNNMFRYNDPAEAAKLRKEGGTGNGNLQSTVANLSRLSLLSWSVSDLHASSSSDNLLNSSEDLRALEELEQQKAALIKEKEDFKREQEEREERWAARREALEGAQRELEREWGAQWKEWVDAIAALESRQRELRTRRQILEQERRDETTQTDDGAGSDGSLPESWSSLNDDKCVDAVRELVNHHKKELAVLETELQNKVKSLNEHQSKVDKMEEELMEIAKTQKHMFNLEFEGEENTEKKLLLATRSQEQLQEILRRKQSLSLNLKRALPASPGDRSFSGDEDFHNGDIESFQECNRKLQIASALSLLPQNIPSSIDTADTFHTAAADSPEPRILFENSEIKESQTSPSDKQRELNKLQISSPEVHLENDRDKLCAVESRSLLNLDRNSSIDTIIKSEKCNGSVNSEETESKSPTNSITEEDIPEDSLESPVQQNPAMKRLNQRIIRQRMMVIRCLEPSTKEDLNRQIAILQDLQKQQIELEVSLLGNERKNLKQQSQYDDRLAVDDENDPTQTVETISCRDVESTTSSATTLAVATMQSPILRNHRPNINGEENLSESVVPRISAGRGYSTVYLTSQNRGDRLSSPYSLTITRSLPSLIPNETDHGSVINKIVSIPSYVIRGAGTSSHYEYEVRVAAQDDSWTLLRRYRRFRELYISMRQMYGGKVAAIRFPPRQVFPRYEVVARQRRKRLEEYLRRLIQICSELPHCEPLYKYNGNLSNIDKQSLLEFSSFFRRGTFESSKYGTS
- the Klp98a gene encoding kinesin-like protein 98A isoform X2; translated protein: MASVKVAVRVRPFNKRELAKNAKMIVQMDGKKTRILNTKAPSNSKEVDRDKFKDFTFDHSYYSVDSNDDNYASQEEVFYDLGTDVIESAFEGYNACVFAYGQTGSGKTFTMMGTPEAQGLIPRICKTLFARMAAGKESGASYRTEVSFLEIHNEKVRDLLDQSKTHSLRVREHPVKGPYVQGLSSQLVYDYQDIQECMVRGNTHRTTASTKMNDVSSRSHAIFTITFVQAGLSEGNMPSETVSKVHLVDLAGSERANATGATGKRLKEGAHINKSLVTLGSVISALSEISSTGDTSSSSKRSSFIPYRDSVLTWLLKDSLGGNSKTIMIATISPADCNYGETLSTLRYANRAKNIINKPTINEDPNVKLIKELREEIETLKCYMAKNMNVESLPQKLLDQIHEKQEQEKVLTEEWTEKWRETQQILQEQKALGLRKSGVGVVLDSEMPHLVGIDDDLLSTGVTLYHLKEGRTLVGTEEAPTTQDIVLTGADVEPEHCVVELDSGIAILHPLSPHCWINTAQVDKPTRLSQGCIILLGRNNMFRYNDPAEAAKLRKEGGTGNGNLQSTVANLSRLSLLSWSVSDLHASSSSDNLLNSSEDLRALEELEQQKAALIKEKEDFKREQEEREERWAARREALEGAQRELEREWGAQWKEWVDAIAALESRQRELRTRRQILEQERRDETTQVENLCREVASLRTTLQSKHRQFQEFMNNHESAQKFHQWWEKTDDGAGSDGSLPESWSSLNDDKCVDAVRELVNHHKKELAVLETELQNKVKSLNEHQSKVDKMEEELMEIAKTQKHMFNLEFEGEENTEKKLLLATRSQEQLQEILRRKQSLSLNLKRALPASPGDRSFSGDEDFHNGDIESFQECNRKLQIASALSLLPQNIPSSIDTADTFHTAAADSPEPRILFENSEIKESQTSPSDKQRELNKLQISSPEVHLENDRDKLCAVESRSLLNLDRNSSIDTIIKSEKCNGSVNSEETESKSPTNSITEEDIPEDSLESPVQQNPAMKRLNQRIIRQRMMVIRCLEPSTKEDLNRQIAILQDLQKQQIELEVSLLGNERKNLKQQSQYDDRLAVDDENDPTQTVETISCRDVESTTSSATTLAVATMQSPILRNHRPNINGEENLSESVVPRISAGRGYSTVYLTSQNRGDRLSSPYSLTITRSLPSLIPNETDHGSVINKIVSIPSYVIRGAGTSSHYEYEVRVAAQDDSWTLLRRYRRFRELYISMRQMYGGKVAAIRFPPRQVFPRYEVVARQRRKRLEEYLRRLIQICSELPHCEPLYKYNGNLSNIDKQSLLEFSSFFRRGTFESSKYGTS